One Chrysemys picta bellii isolate R12L10 unplaced genomic scaffold, ASM1138683v2 scaf1338, whole genome shotgun sequence genomic window, AAGCTTTTTATAGGGAACTggttgctaagaaatgaaaggcttttttttaacattttttttttaagtcatccctgccggggccctgccgaaaatgttcgaattgggccccgcacttcctaaagccggccctgaccctaGCATGGCCGCACCGAGCAGTGATGAAGTGCAGCCGTTAGGAGGGAAAGATGCCTCAATAAAGTTCCcaggggagcccagcagggagaggaggtttCTCACTGGGATTCTGAATTCCTGTGTTGTTCCATGAGGGGTTAAACTCAGATGCCGGCCTGCACTAGAGGGGATCACTTGGTTAAATGCTGTGAAGACCCCAAGCACTTTGAGTCCACACACAAATTGGCTCTAGAGAGTGCAGGCTCATTCCAAATACCACTAGGATTAGACTTGATTGCAGCAGAACTAACCTTTGGGCGGTGCTCAGCGGTGTCATTCATCTGCTTTATTGTGTACGTGGGAAAGGACCAGCCAAAGTGGTTCCATCAGTTCCACAATGCAGCATTTTCAAATCTCCCAGAATCCACTGCTTCTGTGACCTTTACTAGGGAGTGGGATTCTAGGGGTAGCTACCCAGAAGGCATTTCTACTAAAAGCATTCAGGACAGCACTACGGCAAACTCAAACTCTTCTTACCAAAAATCAACTTATCTAATGGGGTTTGGCCTTCATGCTCAGACCAGGTCTGTCCAACCAGTGCAATCCCCAGAGCGTCAAGGCTGAAATTCAATTGGGAGTTGGGCAGCTTGGAGAATCCCAGCCCATCTTTTGAGCCCTGGCACTTTCTGGGGTTTGTATCACTTTGTTAATTTTCTGAAAACCATATTAATTGATTCACCATCATGTGACCCCCGTTTCCTGTTCTGTGCTTTACTagtaattaattaataaagaCCAATCAAGCTTGGATAATTGGTCTTTCTCTAATTCCTAAAAAGACTGAACCTGATTTCGTAAAAAGCCTGAATATCACACACTCCCAGTCTTCATTGTCAGGTTTCATTTCTTTGGTGGCCCTGGTGTCATCAACCGATTAGGACCAACAGTCACCTTGGGTTTGGGTGGAAAAAATATCCCCTTACACACCCCTCTCAGCCCTCCAAATAAAACCTCCCAAATCATCTCTGTGTCTACAGGGAAAAATCGAGGCCCATTTGAAGACTCTGACGGAAGACAGAGAAAAGCTGCTGGGATTTAAAGAGACTGGAGAAGAGACATGCCAGGAGTATCTGGTAGGTGCCTGTTGTTAGTAATCTGCAGAGActtgcagtgggggtggtctgTTTGGATGCAGATTCCTCATTAGCCTTGGTGAACGTGGGCTTGTCATGTTTCTCCATGATCATGGGTTTTCTGGTTAGGTTCATGGGCAAAATCTAAGCTTTCATGTCAGTGAATGAGTTAATTTATAGCCCTTGTGGCTTTCACTGTGTCTGCCTCATTTCTTGCATTGTTGAATTATTTGCTTCTCTTTTCCCCCTGGAACTTCTCTCAGTGTAATGCTgagtcctgcctcctgctgctctgagtctctATTCCCAGAGGCCATTGATAACACAATGTCCTAAGCACGTCAGATATGGAAACTTCCCTTTTCAGACACACTATTGAGAAATGAAAAAGATATGAGAGAAAATTCTTCCAAGTGACCACAGGGGAGAGTCAAGTGTCAGAAATTTTAGGGTTTGCAAAGAAGTTCTACCTTCTGCACACTCAGCACTCCATGGAAGGACCCCCAGCTGCCGCCATGTCCCTGACCAGCACTTTCCCTGTTGCTTTACAGAAACAGATAGAAAAGGAGAGGcagaaaattgtgtctgaatttcagcaactgcggcagttcctggaggaacaagagcgactcctgctggcccagctggaaaAATTGGACAAGGTGTTTGTGAAGATACAGAATGAAAAAATCACCAAACTCTCTGAGGAGATTTCCTATCTCAGTGAGTTGATCAGCGAGCTGGAGGGGAAGTATCAGAAGCCAGcaagtgaattcctgcaggtgagactgagtTAGGAATACACCAAATCCCATGACAGGGACAAGACAGCTCCTAAAACATGGGCATGAGAGTCTATCAGTCAGAGGTCACAGGTAACTCGGTGTGTGCCTTCCTGAAATGTGAATGATTATTGGTCATTGCAGAGTCACAGACACATAAATAATAAGAGGGACAAAAGCGCCATTACCTCAATGAATATATGTCAATGTTGATAGGGCAGAGCCTCTCTTCCTCATATTTCAAAATTCCTTCCTTGGAAAATTAAGTGTGTGTCAGGTGGGACTGAaattctttccctctctctctcctctaggaCATCAGAAGCACCTTGAGCAGGTATGTGTgtctctcccactccccctcACACTTCACAATGCTGGGAAAGACCTTGGAAGTGCAGTTATCACTACATCTCCCCAGGGTACTACAGCAAAATGTGTGCGGAAGGTcacattttaaatacaaatctCTCTGATCCATTTAACCCTGACATTCTCACCGTTTTATCGAAGACTCTGGAATTACCCATTGAGTGGGAAAGACTGACCTACATTATATTCTAGCAATGTCACATCCCTGGTGGACTGGCTGCCTCAGGATTGTGGGGATGGAATATGGGCCTTTCTCTGCTGGGGCCCTAGTTAGCATTCAGCCCAGGCCAGCAGTGATCAAGAATCTTGCCCACCTGAGGACTGTTTGGAGACCTGTGTGGAATAAGCTGGAGAGGGGGGAGTTggtgtctcagtctagttcctagtggGCGGATTTCTACAGCACTTCACCTGGGAACCTCCTGTCCCTCAGAGCATGGAGACTCACTTCCCTTTTATCCCCAGGGCTGGACCTTTGGGAGGAAGGTTGCACAGCCATGGCTTGTGTTCTGCCTGCATTAAGGCTGCAGAAGTAGAGGAATTCTAACTCTAGGCCCCTGAGAACAGTGACTCACTACCAACAACTTATAATGCGTCACTAAATGAAATCTATCcatgtgaattttttttctctccagctGTAAGAATGAGAGGAGGAAGTTCCAGCAGCCACTGAAGATTTCTCCTAAATTGAAAGTGAGACTCAGTGAATTCTCACAGAAAACTGTTGTTCTAGTGAATACTCTGAGGAAGATCAAAGGTACCAAGAAGGGCTCTAGACAGGGAAATTGGGATGTGCCTCTGAGACtgggggaggagaatggctctGGCCAATTGGTTCAAAATCAGATTATGCTTCTCTTTCATTGTTGGGTGAAAATGCCACACACTTGGGGTTCAAATCACTGAGGTTGATTAATTCAAACCTTTATTTTACCTGCCTTCCCATTACAATTACTATTAGAGTGAGTAGGAAATGACAGACATACCAAAAGAAATACTGCCCAGTTACCTTCTCCTGGGGCATCGGCGGGTCACAGGGGATTTCTCCTATGATGCGCCAATTACCTCTTACAACTTGTGACATATTATGCACATCCCGATTATATATTTCTTACTTCTTTTCCAATCACCTTTGAGGGTTATAAATATTAAGTACTTCTTATAACTCATACACTACACGTACATTAACTTTTTAATTGGCGGGACTTTTCCTGTCCAAGCTATTTTCATGTCGCTGTTCTCTTTTCTCTGCATAGGGGTTGTGGACTTTGCTAACTGGTCCTTGGCAGTACATTTTGGGTGTCTGTTGTCTTTAAGCACATGGTATGATCAAAACATCTTTGCCCCACACAGGAACTTATGAACACATCACTTAATAACAAAGTCACATAAGGCAACATTTCCCTTATGTCAAGCAAACTACTCACCAGGCCAAAGCGATTCAGTCAGTGTGAACGCACAATCTCCGTCTGTCCAAACTGCTGCATAAGAAATGACCCTTGAACCAATTCTTAATACTGAACATAATAACTAGTGGAAA contains:
- the LOC135972155 gene encoding zinc finger protein RFP-like encodes the protein MAAENPVESPQEEATCPICLEYFKDPVIIECGHNFCRACIAQCWEGSDTATSCPQCRETVQQGNLRPNRQLANMVEIAKGLSLQAAKGTGGDGVCDRHQEALKLFCERDQTPICVICNRSRAHRAHKVVPIEEAAQEYKGKIEAHLKTLTEDREKLLGFKETGEETCQEYLKQIEKERQKIVSEFQQLRQFLEEQERLLLAQLEKLDKVFVKIQNEKITKLSEEISYLSELISELEGKYQKPASEFLQDIRSTLSSCKNERRKFQQPLKISPKLKVRLSEFSQKTVVLVNTLRKIKGTKKGSRQGNWDVPLRLGEENGSGQLVQNQIMLLFHCWVKMPHTWGSNH